The stretch of DNA AGTCCCAACTCAGTCTGTTGTCATTATGCCCCCCACATTAGCAACATATAACCCTTGTTCTGGTTTATTTTCAAGAAGGCagaagcagcaacagcagcagcaggcGCGGCCGGAGATCCCGGCGCCGCCCGCCGAGAAGCCTGTGGCTGATGACGATAGGAGCGAGGACACCACCAGCCCGGACACCCAGCTCACCTTCCCCGAGGACGATGAGCATGACGAGGCAGCGACAGTGGACGACGAAGCCAAGGCCAGCGTGCAGGACAAGGTGAGCCGCCAGGCCGCGAGATCGGTGGGGAAGAACGACATGGAGCAGCTGCCATAGCTTAGGCTAGGGCTTAGGTGTGCCGGACGCAAGCGGTGCTACCCGCAATAGCTCTCGCCTTGCCGCTGGTGGTGGAGACGGCCTCGAATGGTAGACCGCATCTCTCCTTGTGTGAATCATCTACGTGAGGAGCGGCGGCGCACAAGGAAGTACTGGAGAATGGGGAAAGATAAAGGAAGAGCCCTCACGGCGAAGCACAAGGGAGTACTGTTTTTTTAGTAGAACACAACAGAGCACTAGAGAAGGTGTATGAAGATGAGTTAGTGAGTCCATCTGTGTACATTAACTATTTTGTTTGGGCCAAGCCCAAATAGGTAAAAAAAACTCTTCTCAACCAAAGAATCAACTATCTGTAAGACTTACCCAAAAATTTCCAAACAAAATTAGCACACAAAAATAGTTTAGAACATTTCAAAAAATATGTTTGTAATTTT from Triticum urartu cultivar G1812 chromosome 3, Tu2.1, whole genome shotgun sequence encodes:
- the LOC125544774 gene encoding uncharacterized protein LOC125544774 isoform X2 → MEQLPPFLRREIHSPLNQHGLRCLALPEITAGYVATLLMARQKQQQQQQARPEIPAPPAEKPVADDDRSEDTTSPDTQLTFPEDDEHDEAATVDDEAKASVQDKVSRQAARSVGKNDMEQLP
- the LOC125544774 gene encoding uncharacterized protein LOC125544774 isoform X1, whose product is MEQLPPFLRREIHSPLNQHGLRCLALPEITAGYVATLLMARRQKQQQQQQARPEIPAPPAEKPVADDDRSEDTTSPDTQLTFPEDDEHDEAATVDDEAKASVQDKVSRQAARSVGKNDMEQLP